A genomic region of Rhipicephalus sanguineus isolate Rsan-2018 chromosome 1, BIME_Rsan_1.4, whole genome shotgun sequence contains the following coding sequences:
- the LOC119398046 gene encoding uncharacterized protein LOC119398046 → MKNLEPLSVITVTCVFLTCLYQVMAIKCYQCSTSEDPKGEDHCGAYAYYDKTKNTAVECLGEEAKALGTFCYKRIMQGPRGFIWDGRWRSVERRCAQISERGVNWGCDWGYHENGVYWEECYCAEDSCNGADHLNVRSLHALLVLCGSLALLRHLNFF, encoded by the exons ATGAAGAACTTAGAGCCGCTAAGTGTGATCACTGTGACATGCGTTTTCCTAACTTGCCTCTACCAAG TGATGGCCATCAAGTGTTACCAGTGTAGCACCAGTGAGGATCCCAAGGGCGAAGACCATTGTGGAGCATACGCCTACTATGACAAGACCAAGAATACGGCTGTTGAGTGCTTGGGGGAAGAGGCCAAGGCACTAGGCACCTTCTGTTACAAGCGTATCATGCAGGGGCCTAGAGGCTTTATCT GGGATGGCCGGTGGAGAAGTGTGGAGCGACGCTGTGCCCAGATCTCGGAGCGGGGTGTCAACTGGGGTTGCGACTGGGGCTACCATGAAAATGGCGTCTACTGGGAAGAGTGCTATTGTGCTGAGGACAGCTGCAATGGTGCTGACCACCTTAATGTCCGTTCGCTGCATGCCCTGCTGGTGTTGTGTGGAAGCCTTGCATTGCTCAGGCATCTTAATTTCTTCTGA